In Planctomycetota bacterium, the sequence TCTTGAACAGAAGGAGGCGCTCTGTCGCCGCTACAACCAGCGCATCCTTGCGCACCCGCGCATCCAGACGTCCAGTGTGCGTTACCGCGACTCGTGGGTCGAGACCACCTTCGCCTCCACCGACAGCCGGTGCCTCTGCCAGGAGGAGGTCTTCTGCGGCGTCTCGCTGGCGGCCATCGCCAAGGACGGGATGAACGTCCAGCGGGCACACAAGGGCGTGGGCGACCTGCGGGGCTACCAGATCGTGGAGGGTCTGGAGGCTGACTGTGAGCAAGTGGCGAAACGGGCCATCGCGCTCCTGGCCGCTGAGCCGGTGCGAGGAGGGCGCTACACGGTGATCGCCGACCCGCTGTTGGCGGGCGTGTTCGCGCACGAGGCTTTCGGGCATCTGAGCGAGGCCGACTTCGTGTACGAGAATCCGCCGCTACGCGAGATGATGCAGATTGGGCGGCGTTTCGGCCAGGACCATCTGAGCATCGTGGACGATCCGACGTTGCCCGGCGAGGCGGGCTCGTATGGCTTCGATAGCGAGGGCATGCCCGGTCGGCGCACGGAGTTGATCCGTGGCGGGGTGCTGGCGAGCCGGCTGCACTCACGCGAGACCGCCGCGAAGATGGGCGAGGAGCCCACGGGCAATGCCCGCGCCATGGACCACCAGCATCCGCCTGTGGTCCGCATGTCGAACACCTATATCGAGCCGGGCAACTGGCAACTCGATGACCTGCTCGCCGACACGGGCCAGGGCCTCTACGCACGCGGCAGCCTGGGCGGTCAGACCGACATGGAGATGTTCACCTTCTCAGCCGAGGAGGGCTTCATCATCCGCGACGGGAAGCTGGCCGAACGCGTGCGCGAGGTGGTTCTGACAGGCAACGTGTTTGAGACGTTAGCCAACATAGACGCCGTCGGGAACGATCTGGCCTTGTACGGGGGGCTCGGGGGCTGTGGCAAGGGCGACCAGAGCCCGCTGCGCGTGTCCACGGGCGCTCCCCACATCCGCATCCGCAACTGCCTTGTGGGGGGACGGTGACCATGCCCTCCCTGAGCGCCGCCGCAGCGGCGGAACAAGTCGTCGAAC encodes:
- a CDS encoding TldD/PmbA family protein, which encodes METLARQALAHARADYAEVRIERRATTHVTYVGRELEDLSTFTSVGGCVRALVKGGWGFASFNDYADLPRCVRLACEQAALVGSGPSRLAPPMPAPARVSSGCVVDPREVPLEQKEALCRRYNQRILAHPRIQTSSVRYRDSWVETTFASTDSRCLCQEEVFCGVSLAAIAKDGMNVQRAHKGVGDLRGYQIVEGLEADCEQVAKRAIALLAAEPVRGGRYTVIADPLLAGVFAHEAFGHLSEADFVYENPPLREMMQIGRRFGQDHLSIVDDPTLPGEAGSYGFDSEGMPGRRTELIRGGVLASRLHSRETAAKMGEEPTGNARAMDHQHPPVVRMSNTYIEPGNWQLDDLLADTGQGLYARGSLGGQTDMEMFTFSAEEGFIIRDGKLAERVREVVLTGNVFETLANIDAVGNDLALYGGLGGCGKGDQSPLRVSTGAPHIRIRNCLVGGR